The region CTGATAGaattaactgacggtgtaaaatccttatacactgtcagtgtatatcaattaaatcTATTTATTAATAATGTACTCAACataattaattacaattttaAACATAATTAATCATAATTTCCAAATATACATTTAAATACAAATTGTAGTTAATGATTATTATGTATATCAAATTACTTAAAATCATTATTACAATTAGAAACGGTGGCTCATAGATGTTTAAAATTATGGTTAATATGTTGAAGGTTAATGAATTGCAACATCTTATCATATTTATTCATTATCAATTGAACTATGTTAACCACATATAGAAATACGATTAACCATTTGTTGAAAATTCACGTAAAAATTATGTCTAAACATAACATATTAAATACTAGGTTTTTGTCCATACTCTTTCAAATACTCGTCGGTAAATATCACCTAcaattattattatattaatagACACTTCGGTCACTATTATAAGTAAGAATCAAATGATAATTTTTTATCAAGAATCAAAGCTTATAGAATATCATCGCATAACATCTTAAATCTTCGGTTTTGCTCAGACATCTACTTTTCACTCAGTATTAATATTTTACCAAGAATAAGAGCTTATAGAATATCATCGCATAATTTTTTATTCCCATACAACCTCGTGTAACAAGAAGTTAACTCTTTAATAAGATTATTATGGACAAATGAATGATTATCCCCGCTTATCTATTAAGGTTGAAACAACCCAAAATTTGTAGTTACCATCCTTATAAACATCTAAATCTTTTCAATGTATTTATGCATAAAAACTTGCATTTTTTCAATGTATTTTATTTTTGGTATAGGTGGAAAGACATTTTACTAATGTGAGCACATTTATTAGAAGATTTTTATGAATATAAAAGAGCAGAATATGAATAAAGTGGGTCAACATGCTCAAAGAATGATGGTGATCGTTTGGTAGAGCTACAAGTAGGAGTTGGCTTGACCTTCTTTAAAGCATCCTTAATTTTTACTTGTTTCACTGGTGGTTTCATATCAATGGTTTCTAGATAAGGCATCTTACTCATTTGCTCTTTGATATGTTATAGTCAAGTTTCATAAATCGTTTTTGAATCACCTTTCATTCTGTCATAATAGAAATATATGGTTCACCATCCTTGATCACACCGTCATCGAACTGGAGATTTAGAGATTTTTTCAGTGTGTGTTTACCTCATCCATACATATAGGTCTAGCGAGCTTCATTTTCTTGGCCATTACATAAGCACATGGAATATCATATGTTTTTCTAAATGTACAACCATACTTGGAGCTATCTGGACTAATTTTCTCTACTCGCACAACTCCATGATAAATAAAATTCAATCTAGCACGAGATATATTACCAGTCAATAGTGAATACAAAATCAAGATGATAGTGTTCTTCGTATTGTTAGTAATGTGAACAGTGTCAACTATGGGAGGTAATTTTGGGGTTGTTGAAATTACAAAAATCACATGGATAAAGATTGTAATTTCTTCAAGTGGTTAGGTGATGAATTTGCTGATGAAAAAGATTTGAAGCTTGAAAGACAAaagaagaaattaacaaattgAAGAATGAGGTTATCCACACTAAAGGATGGTTGAAAATGTCCACTGTGGTTAGGATGTTTAGCTTAGGGTTGAACCTTGTGTTTGTAACAATGTATTTCAATTAGGATTAGGGTAATTCAGTATTTTGTTTTCACATTATGAATGTACTCTTCTGTTGGTTTAATGAAGAATGTTATTGTATGTTTTAACACATTAACAATATTTGTTCATTATTCTCTATTTTAACACTGATACATAAATGGTATAAAATTTGGAACAAATATAACCGGTGAAACATGCAACTAAAGAGATTATAAGGCATATCTATAACATTCCAAAAAGTGATACAATAAGGCATTATAAACCATTGTCATTAAACCAGTATAAGGCATATCAATAACATTAGAAAAAGGCATTGCAAGCCATTGTCAGTAAGTCATTATAAGACATATTAATAACACTACAAAAAGGCATTATAAGCCATTTTCAGTAGCATTATAAGGCACATCAATAACATTACAAAAATCCATTATAAGGCATAACAAACATCACAACAAACGTCAAGGTTGACTGAAACAGACTTCCCACCCTTTTGAAtatttcctttttctttttggATGGTGGCTGACTTGAAATTATTGATTATGGTGGCTGACTTGAAACAAATGGTTGTGGTGGCTGACTTGAAATAGATGGTTGTGGTGGCTGACTTGAAATTATTGTTTGTGATTCCTGAGTTGAGGTTCCTTCTAGTACCTGACTTGGAGGTGCTTGTGGTTGTGGTAGTTTACATGTGGCCTTGTTGTGACCATCCTCGTGCCAACGATTGCACTTGATTCCATATTTTGCTTGTTTCAAGTGTGTCTCATCCCTCACCATTTCTCCAACTTCTATATTCCTCTTTTTCTTGGGCCTTCCAGGTTGTCTCTTTATTGGTGGTGGCTAGAGATCAACAACATCATATTTTATCCACAAAGCTTCCTTATTAACTAGATAAATAATTAGTGCATATCAAGCTTCATAAAGTTCCTTCTTATAACAGTCAAGTACAAAATCATCAATTTGAAAATGTTGATCCTTCATGCATGACATTGCATGATGGATGGCAACCCTGTCAGCATCCATATTCTACATAAGCATTCTTTCTTGGAAAGATTAACAACATGTCTTTCTCCATTGAGTGATATATGCCTAACCTCGTAGTCATATTCACATGCGTGCCTGTAAAACACAATGAATATTCAACTTAAGCAAATTTAATGTTAGACAATTTAATATTCAACATAGGCATTTAACAGAGTAAAGGGACAATGAATTAATCACTACCTCACAATCCAATGGTTGGTTTTCTGTGATTCCCTTTCCATCATCTATTTGATGTTTGGTAATATTGTACCTTCATACTTGGCAATCTTTTTTCCATTTGATTCTCATCTCTATATTAGATACACTATAATTTGTTCAAGCATTGTCATAATTGGCTTGACTCTAGCAGCTACAAAAGACAGAGTTGAATGCCTCAGACATATTATTGACCAAAGTGTCATAGCCTGTACTTGTCCTGAACCTTGATTTTTTCCAGAATCTTGGTGGAATTTTGCTGTGATGTTTGAGTGCCTCTTCATTAACTCCCTTGATTTCAAGCATTATTTTCTCCCAAACATTCACATGACTTGCAGTTGCAGCCCTCCACATCAATTCCTTCGGTTTTAGGCCAAGGAACTTCTTTATGAAGTTGCTATATAAATGCCTAACACAGAACCTATGGTCAATATTACCAAGtaactcctcaatagatggcaACAAACCCTACAATCAGCAAATTTCTTGTTAGGTGGATAAAACATTTGGTGATATTTGTGAGACAATTGTGAAATAAGTAAAATTCTAGGTGAGAGTTAACCTTTTGTTTATCAGTTATGAAGGTATGGGTTTTGCACAATCTGACTCCTCCCAAATCAGCTGTCAATAATTCTAAAAACCAACTTCATGAATCTTTACTTTCACCCTCAACAACAACACATGCAATTGAAACCATTTGGTCATTTGGATCCCTCCCAATGGCAGCTAATATTTGTCCATCATAATATCCTTTTAAGAAATACTCATCTAATCCTATAATAGGTCTGCACTTGAAAAAACTTTCCTTGTAAGTTTTGAAGCATATATACATCCTTTTGAAGTAGGGATTCATTTGCCTCTCAGGGTGTTCACTATTTTCCTCTTCTCCATGAAATGGCTGACTTATAATTTTAACAGTTGATCATGGGTTTGACCTTAACAGTTCATGGCCATAATCATGAATTCTTATATATTTCCCCCCAAATGAATCATCACGATGTCAATAGCAAGTATCTTTTCTCCATATGTAAGTGTCTTGTTGATGCCTACATTCCATTTTTCATGTGTCTTATCCATAATATCACTCAACTTCAAACCTGGATTCTCTCTAACATTGCTTGAATCTTTTTGTCTAACCACTTGGAATTTAGGAACCTAATCTTATAATCCCTACTACATGTATGTTTGTCCATTATTGTCCTCAATTGTTAAGTTTCTTGACCTTTTATATTTGCACAATAAACCACTCCCTTCACTTGATCCTTCCGCATTTTCCCTGCCTTTTGCCTTACCCTTTGCCTTGTCATTTATCTTGTTACTCACTTCCTCATCATCAACTATCATCTCTCCATCAATTTCTATATCATTTTTTGAGTCTTCAAAATTGACACCCAAAGTACTATTTTCACTACCCTCTACCTCAATCTCCACTTCTGTCTGGATACCATTAACTCCTTCAACTTCTACCTAGTTACAGTTGAGTCCCTCAATGTCATAGTTTGTCCCTTCACCACCCATATTTTCCTCAATGTTATAGTTTGTCCCCTCGTCACCCACATTCTCCTCAATGTCACAATTTATCCCCTTATCACCCACATTGGTCCCCACATGTGTACTCTCTTGCACTATATTGGTCCCCACATCAGTTTCATTAACTCCTAACTCAACTCCCACATTTGTACTCTCTTGCACCACATTGATCCCCACATCAGTTTCATTAACTCCTAACTCAGCTCCCACATCCACAACGTCATCATTTAATTATAATGAAAGAATCAGTTCATCAATAATGTCAGGCTGTGAAACAAGATGGATAACATATACATAACATTATACACAGTCATTACTGCAATTGTTTTCATCCTCTTAGTTTTCTTGTCATCCTCCAACAACATAATATCACAAGCATTCATTTCATCGTAATATTAAAGTTTATCTATAATTGGATAACCTAAATTTTTTAACTTGCCTAAAATTTCAAAGTAACTCCAATAATCCAGATCAACATCCCAAATGGTCTCTAACCCTTGATACTCTGACTTTGTGAAGTTAGCAAACTCCCTAGAATGATGAACAACACACTTAAACATCTTTTCCATTACCTATTCAACCTACATAAGATAGCAGAAGTACTAAGAAAGATATCTAAAGAAAAAAATTCATGTTTTTAGTAGGTTACAGGTGAGAAATCATACCTTAATCGTATATCTTCGTTATCTTCTTTTGTGGAACTATTGTTGTTATCATCTTCAATGGAGTTGATTTGTGGAACTATTGTTACTATCATCTTTAATGGAGTTGGTATGTTGAACTATTGTTAATATCATCTTAAATGGAGTTTACCTTATTCAGAAAAATGTCTTATTCAGAAAAATGTCTTTGTTTGTCCTAACCTTTCAGTTTCGTATCTTTCTTATTTAAGTTGAAAGATTTACaacaatattaaaataaataaattccACATCAAATATAAATAGTCCATTCCACATCAAATATAAATAGTCCAACATGACATCtttaaacattttttcaataGAAACTAAAGGAAATGATCAAATGATTTAACATAAATGAAATTAAAGGATCACTATATAACATCTTATAAAATTAAGGGACTAAATGGTACATTAAACTTAAAATATAAAAGATGCTGAAAGCAATTACATTTGTACACGTTTATTGAATTTAATATTATACAATTACATTAGTTTATCTTTTATGCAATGATATAATTTTTCAATCTGTCGCAGCTAGTAAGAAATAACTAAAATACTAAAATTGATAAATAAATCAGCTTGATTGTTCATAAAAACGGTTGAATACAACATCCAGCTTCAACAAGTTTGCCAACTCGCGCTTGCTCTTTTTTATGCTTCAATAGGCAACAAGCAAAATAGGAACAGACAAGAGAATCAAAATTCTAGGCATTGGGATTGCTTGCAGTTTGGATTCAACATTGAACCGATATCAGACAGTTGCTCAATCACCCTTTTTCATGTTCTCTTTAACACCTTTTGAGTTACCAGAGTCTCATGTACACTTACAAAACAATCATTCCAACTATAATTTATGCAACTGTCATGTTATTTTCACCTTATAATAGTAGAGTTGAATTTGTATTGTCTTCAATGTATTCTACCAATTTGAAAAAATAATTGGTTACAGATTTAATGACTAAAATAAATGACATGATATATTTCCTTCATCTTTAACTTTCTGTGAAGAAATATAAATgagaagaaaaataaaatgggTATCAACTTACACCCTTATAGAAAGGGATTGCAATCATTTTAGTAGCCTTCAAGCAGCTCAGAATGCATATCGATATATGGCGTCGGCTACACCATCTTCATCATTGCTTAAACCAATTACGTCAGCCACAGCTTTGGATTTTTCTGATCCATTACTGAGTGCAATACCTAAAGAAGCCAGCTCAAGCATCTCCACGTCATTTTCCCCATCACCAATAGCCATTATCTGCATATCATAAATTTGGAATGAAGAAATGTGAGGATAGAAGTTAACTCAAATATCGTACCGTTCTATAGGTATGATAATAATTTTACTTTCAGAGTTTGGGACAAAAAGACAACGAAATGAATGACTGAGTTGAATGGATGTTCATTGTACCTCGGTAGCAGTAATTCCCAAGTGATCCAGCAGCACTTTTACACCTTTCCCTTTAGATGTTCCCAAGGGTACAATTTCCAGCATGTCTGGCACGGATTGAACTACATTGGCACGACCGTTTGTTGCATCTGACCAGTATGGACGTAATGTATCTGCCACATTCTGGCGAGTGCCTAAGAAGATCATTTTCTGAAGAACCAAATGTAGTTGTTAGGAAGATATCCCAAGGGAAAAGTTGCAAGAGTAACAATAAATTGATAGTTCTTTGGTATTTAAGAGACTAATGAATAAAATAACAAACTCAATATTATTGATGGGACAATTCTAAAGTAACTACCAGCAGTAGCAGTTACAGAATAGAAGGGAGGAAATTACAACTGCTGATAATAATAATTGCAAATTATACTATAATTGAGGGAACAAGAATTTGTCTGACTGAATACCTGTATGTCTGCAGATGCCAGAAAATGTTCAACTGAAGGGATGATTTCAGCCTGAAAACTATTTGTGTCAAGGCAAAAAGAAAATAGCATAGTAGAATGCAAGCAAACATATAGAATCCCGAAAATGAGGTACCTTTGGTTCACGGTATATTGTATGAAGTGAATCGACAAGTGGATCATGAAAAAGTGATAAGCAGCGGCCTTCACAAAATGCAATAAGTGGAACTTTATTCTCCAAAGAGTAAAGACATGCCTGCATACAAGAAATACAACTCTTAGATATGTTACAAGAACCTTCCCGCAAAACAATGAAATTCCAAAGTATATAATTACAAATTTAGGGTTGAAAACTGAAACCCTAATTGGGATAGGAAATCAATTTCCACATATCCATGCAAGTGAGCTGGATAAAAAATGTTTCTTTTTCATTGGGTAAAAAGAGAGCAGAACTTGAAAATTTTCTAGTCGATGAACTTAAGATGGTTATTGAGGGTGGGTCAGGGATGCATAGGTACTGGTACGAGTACTAAATACCACAGTTTAAAATTAAGGAACGGGCTTGTCAATAAAAACATGAGTTTTTATATAGTATAAATGAGAAATCTAAACTGTTCAATTCACCACAAAACATCACAATAAAAGTTTTAAAAAGTTAAAAATGTCAAAACTTGGGGTTGGTTACTACAACAAAGAAACTCGTATGTTATTTTATTGTATTTATATATAAGAGAAAGCTACAATCTGTAAGCATACCATATCGGAAACATACCCAACACGGGTACTTTACCGTTTTACAAGTACCCAAGTCTCGGATGTCAGAGTTTGGTTTAGGGTTAAAGCAATAACACAACCAAGATGTTACATAAGCAATAAGGAAATAAAGTGGTAAACAAAGCCACGACAAACCTTTGCAATTAAGTCCAAAAGGACAAAGGAGTAAAGGGCATATCAACAATGAAGTATTTGTTGTTAGTTGTTACTTTTGAAGGAAAAGTTGTTACGAAAAATGAAAAGGGAGGGTTAAGGAAATTACCTCTCTACAGACGTTTGGGTCTAAGTTACTCCTATATATTTCCCGACCTTGTCTACCATAAACAAGCAATCCCTGGATTCATATGGTTTAAGGAATATAAGGCATAGGGTAATTAGTAACAGCATCATAAAACATAGAAACTATGAAAGTGGGAAAGTCGTaagcaaaatgaaaatcagaaacTATATTTTGTTGGTCATTCAATTAAACAATACAATGCTAGACTTAGCAGTTTCCTGAAAAGCAAATATCATTCTTACTTTTCCAAGAGATTAAGTTATCCCCCAAAAGATACTCCCTCCGTCTCATTATTAGTGTCACTTTTCTAATACTCCCTCCCTCCAAGAGAATAACAATTTTACCAAACTACCTTTGTTGGTTATTGGTGTATTCAAATTATCATTAATGCAATGTGAGAGAAATAGTAAATTAGGAGTATTAATTAGAGGATACAATTGGGAgatcaaaattaaaattgcattAGAAATTAAAAACGACACTTATTTTGGAACAAGAGTGACACTTATTTTGAGACAGAGTGCTCAAATTATTTATTCCTTTAGAATGCCAAGACATCATTTCTTAATGTTTTCCAGGAAAAACACTCTTATTTATAAGGATATTTTAGTATATGTAATTCATTTTAATCAATGAATCAACAGAGCTAATCTTTTTCTAAAGAAATGTGCACAACTCAAAGAAGATAGATAAAATGAGATGGGATGGAGGGAGTATGTGATACCTAGAAGTGGATCTCAATCAATTAAGATTATGACTTACTAATActaattttattattttgaatGTCTTTATGAATtccatttattttttatttttaagtATCAATATAGTAAAATTATTTAACTTATAGTAGTATTACAGTTTTTGGTATAGTGGCCCTCTTGCTACCTGTGAACTACAGATGACAAAAAATCCCTAATGACAGAAATTAAGGAAAACAAAATCCGTGCTGAAATACAAATAAGGGGAATATGAACATAAAAATCTAGAAATGGAAGAAAAATATAATAAGAAACAGGGTACACAACTTCTAATAGTATCTGTCAAAAAATAAAATGTTCTCATAGTAAAGGCATTAAATATCTTCACTGTGAGTATTGTTGGCAACTTCAAATTTTTTGAAACTCTATTGTTCAACTATTCAAGGTAAATTTTGATGAATATTGATTGGCATATAAAACATGTATGCAAAATTGTTATAGACAAACAAATGCTTTCAGGTTCAACATAAATGAAAGGCACAGAGAATTACCTGTACGAAAACCCCAGGAGAAAATTCTGAAACAATGCCATCTTTTCCAGCTAAATCCACACTCTTAAAAATATCTATCACAGCTGGACGAGCCTAATTAATTACCAATGTTCAAAACTAATGATCAGAACATATATTCAACCATATGAATGTCTACATTTCTATTAGAATTATTACTAAGATATATAGCAGTAGCAGCAACCAATGATTGACATGTGTTAGCCAGTATATAATAAATAACTAAGTATCCTGAAAAATCTTGGCTCTATAATATCTTACTTTTCCAGTGGCTATCACAATTTTCACACCCCTTGCTGAGGCCTCTCTCAAAGCCTTGACCGTTGAAGTAGAAATTTGACTTTTGCTGTTCAGCAGTGTTCCTTTAAATAATATCATACAGGATTCTATTAAAACCCGAAAAAAGGATAATGGAAAATGTGAAGAGTATGTTTCGCAGAGTTCTTACCATCCATATCACAGAATATATGGCTGAACTTTGGTTTGTAAAATCTAAGACTGCCATCTTTCTTCCTGTCTTTTGACAATTCATCTATAAGATTACTTGCCCAGGTACGTTTTGTGCAAAGAGGGTTACTTGAATGAGCGGGAAGCACATAAAACCAAAATATCATACAGGTTCACAAGTGTTAGTGCATGCTAGCAAAAATTTACAATTACCATCTGAACTGCTTTGGTGAGAATTTGAATTTGCTTCAGTATCATATGCACTTTTTATTAGCCCTTTCCCTTTCCAATCAAGACTCTTCAAAAGGAGTTCCTCTTCTTTCTCCATTTCTACTTCAGCCTCTTCGCTTATTTCATGATCAAACCCCAAAAGATGTAACAAGCCATGGATCTACAAAAAGAATAAATATGAACTACTCCCTCCAATCCAAAATAAGTGTGATTTAAGGTTCCTTCACAGAGATTAAGAAAAGCAACAAATAAATGAATAAGTAAAACCATTTTACAGAACTGTGCCCATTAACTATTGGCTATTAACAAATGCCATAAATGCATAGTAAAATACAATGACTTGAAAGTTATGCACACAATTAATTTTGGGGTAAAATTGGAATAAATTAAACTATCTTGCATTGAGAAAGTAAAATGACCCTTATTTTGGAACAGAGGGAGTAATTAATATTATCAAGTGGTTCATACAACATAGACAATGTTACAAGATAAGAAAGACAGTGTATTATTTCACTTTCCATCTTAGGCATCTCATGTTTCATTTCAACCAACAATTTATTTATACACGAGTAAGATTTACATTTTAGTATTCGGTGCAAAGATTCTTGCAATGCAATGCAGTGCAGACCTTCTCTGCTTTTTAGTAAGTAAGTGCATTTGATAGTCGTCGGTGTTGTTACTTAACTTTTATTTTTTCCCTTTTGAAATGCCCAGTGAACTCTATTTCATGATTTATAGTTAACAACACATATTTCAAAGGGTCGGTTTGAAGTACAAACtttttttaatgaaaataaagaaagaaaCTGAATAAAAGCTAAGCGATGTAAAACTTGTGTGAATTTAACCATGCATATAGCATAAGTATAACAGAATAAAAGTTCAACTCAGGACATAAAATAGTCAGAATATCAGGACACCAACCATGAGGATACGGATCTCGTCAAGAAGAGTGTGCCCTCTTTCCTCTGCTTGTCTTGCCGCTGTCTCAAGAGAAATTACAATATCACCCAACATAAGCTGCAAACAAAGGAATTCATCAAGGACTTACCAATCAGCATTCCATTTAAGTTGCAAGGTTTTATACTTTATGATTATGAGATAGAAACTGCAATTCTTACAATAGGAAGGTCGAGTCCAGGTACATGTTGTGACATTGAGAGAACATCGGTAGCATGATCTTCATCTCTCCACTCCTTATTAAGTTTTCGTATAAACTCATCATTGCAAAGAAGCACGGATAACTCAACACTTTGAAACCCACCAACATCATCTATAGCAGTATCTCTTGTTTTATACTCTGAGCCTTTCAAACCATCAAATGCCAGTTTCATTGCCATTGGAACATTGAGACGAAGCATCTCTGCAATATTCTGCACACCATAAAAACAGACCCAAAAAAGAATGAATAATGTAGAACTCAAATATAAATATTTTGTTCTTTGAAAAAAAAGCATTAAATGAATGTAAATTAACAACAATAATTCAAGAAGTTCCCACTAACCATTTCACATTATGAGAGATGTACATTAGAGGCTTCCATTGCAACCTCAACATTGTTGGAAAAGATACCAATAAGGCTAACAGTTGATTATCTTAGGATCGTACTTTTCTCACACTATAACAATAATAACAATGGAATAACAAGAATATCTTCTTTGTAAATTAATAGGAATACAAAAGATGGTTATTATAATCTCTCCAACACAAATGGTGATTAAACACTTCTGGTTTTCTCTAAAAAGACTTTCATTCATGTgatattataaataaaacaaagtATGTTTTTATAGTCAATGCATGCAACAAATAAATGGCTATAATATAAGAAgttttc is a window of Lathyrus oleraceus cultivar Zhongwan6 chromosome 6, CAAS_Psat_ZW6_1.0, whole genome shotgun sequence DNA encoding:
- the LOC127097158 gene encoding endoribonuclease YBEY, chloroplastic isoform X1 — protein: MLPRFSNYLRHTPFNSVMARAVTCAYHPHFCSVFNTNDNAFPSCNPPRRVSFLLFDNSVKKQQSQPFRGVRANAGGQREYRKVRSRTPKSKPKELELSVSICIEEDLPDDPEILNIAEMLRLNVPMAMKLAFDGLKGSEYKTRDTAIDDVGGFQSVELSVLLCNDEFIRKLNKEWRDEDHATDVLSMSQHVPGLDLPILMLGDIVISLETAARQAEERGHTLLDEIRILMIHGLLHLLGFDHEISEEAEVEMEKEEELLLKSLDWKGKGLIKSAYDTEANSNSHQSSSDDELSKDRKKDGSLRFYKPKFSHIFCDMDGTLLNSKSQISTSTVKALREASARGVKIVIATGKARPAVIDIFKSVDLAGKDGIVSEFSPGVFVQGLLVYGRQGREIYRSNLDPNVCREACLYSLENKVPLIAFCEGRCLSLFHDPLVDSLHTIYREPKAEIIPSVEHFLASADIQKMIFLGTRQNVADTLRPYWSDATNGRANVVQSVPDMLEIVPLGTSKGKGVKVLLDHLGITATEIMAIGDGENDVEMLELASLGIALSNGSEKSKAVADVIGLSNDEDGVADAIYRYAF
- the LOC127097158 gene encoding endoribonuclease YBEY, chloroplastic isoform X2, with translation MLPRFSNYLRHTPFNSVMARAVTCAYHPHFCSVFNTNDNAFPSCNPPRRVSFLLFDNSVKKQQSQPFRGVRANAGGQREYRKVRSRTPKSKPKELELSVSICIEEDLPDDPEILNIAEMLRLNVPMAMKLAFDGLKGSEYKTRDTAIDDVGGFQSVELSVLLCNDEFIRKLNKEWRDEDHATDVLSMSQHVPGLDLPILMLGDIVISLETAARQAEERGHTLLDEIRILMIHGLLHLLGFDHEISEEAEVEMEKEEELLLKSLDWKGKGLIKSAYDTEANSNSHQSSSDDRKKDGSLRFYKPKFSHIFCDMDGTLLNSKSQISTSTVKALREASARGVKIVIATGKARPAVIDIFKSVDLAGKDGIVSEFSPGVFVQGLLVYGRQGREIYRSNLDPNVCREACLYSLENKVPLIAFCEGRCLSLFHDPLVDSLHTIYREPKAEIIPSVEHFLASADIQKMIFLGTRQNVADTLRPYWSDATNGRANVVQSVPDMLEIVPLGTSKGKGVKVLLDHLGITATEIMAIGDGENDVEMLELASLGIALSNGSEKSKAVADVIGLSNDEDGVADAIYRYAF